TGCTCACAAAGGACCTGTAAACATGATCAAATTCCACCCAAAGGGTAGCTTCATGTTGACAGCTTCCAATGATTCTACaataaaggtatttttttgaattcataactctaaatatttcaataaactatttttgtatctattgATACTAAGAAATGTCTAATAGGTTTTAGATCTATTAGAAGGTCGACCAATATATACTCTAAAGGGACATGCTGATAGCGTAACATCGATAACGTTTTCACAAGATGGTGACTTTTTTGCTTCTGGCAGCGCGGATCGACAAGTGTTAATGTGGAAgtctaatttttgtaaaaatgacaGATACTTTAAATCCTTAAGAAAGGTCCCTGAACAATCAATACCTTCTGGTAGCAAACAGGAGTCTGACAGTGAAGATAGAAAGTCATCTACAAACAGTGACAAACATGAAGATATGCAAGAGGAGCAGAATCAAGAAACAGTAATAAACTGATGTGAATATAGTGCCTTAAGTTATAGaaagtaacaataatattatagaaaaaacgAAGTgctatttgttaaattatattagattcatttttaagatattatatttcaggaTATATTAGATGCATTAGAAATGTTGGATTTAGAATCAAACAGAAGTTATTGTAAAGGACCCATAGCTGAGATGCCAACAAAAAGTATAAGCAGAAAGATCGAAGTGATCAACTTGAAGAATACTATATCTTCTGAAAAAGGTCGTGTAATAAACATCCCAGTTTCACAAGATGATACATTGCTATGTATGTATTCGTCTAGTCAGTCCGTTAAAGCAGTAGAAGCACTTCGTGATCAAGTCCAATCATTATATGACACTGTTAACATATTAGAGCAACGTTTGACAGTATTAGAGGAGGAacttaaaaaatgaatttatattatcttatatattttatctttgtcattagatattaatgattaattaatgaaataatatacctgtgtgtttgtgtgtgccatcttgacaaataatttatactttccGAGCAGAATTGACGTGAGtagaatttgtaatatatattataaatatatgtaatatatattataaagattaccgcagcttgataaattttatgatttattgtagacaaaaaaaaattcaacactgttataaattcaaaatctaGTTTGTAATATGCATGATACTTATGAAatgtacttaaaaaaataattttattatttaaggttctaaaaagaaaaatattttacatttgtatacaatatgtgattatattatgtattatatcacatattacaatatgtgATACAAagtatgattaattttatcaattttgaaaaaatgtattatgtatctGACAGTACAGACACAGCATCTGTTATAATTACACCataaaagttttcattttAGTGTCCTTAAATATTGGCACGTTTTTcctgtttttttaattgtctcCAAAATCTCATCTGAACTGAGTCCAGTAGTTACAGATACCTTCTTTCCTTGCAAGTCAATCTTGAAGTCCTCGAtagctaaaaatatattgaaatagttactaaaatataagtttaaacATAagttgcaatattatatttgcatcttttttattaaaattataattatatattatgttatacttttcttaagtatattttatttgatatcttaatttctttatatatttaatatttagattttttcttatgtatcaagatatatttaaCCTCAATTTATACATTggatcaatttttatcaaagaaaataacGGCGTCAagaagtattaataaaatattatttacgaaatGTTACGTACCAAAAGATTTTTGtagttacaaaattattgaaagtattttcatgtattatacatacctGTTTTTTTCTTGAGCACATTCTCTACAGCATTCGAACAACCTTCGCATGTCATTTCGACACTGAATTCGTGTACCTTATAAATAgactatttattaaacattctctatttcttaaaatttgtttaaaatagaaagattattttgacGTTACCTGAGCTGCCATAATGACAATACGCGTTCGAAGTTTGACGTGGCAGATGGGTTATTTCCAGATCAAGTGATGGAGGATCCTATCAAATAATGTGTAGAGAAGTCTTATCTCTTAtgtactaacaataagataatgtttatatttatcaaattttgtcAGTTTCTGATTTCAAAGTCATGTAACCATATGTTAGCCGGAGTGACTAATGACTTTCATCTGATAAACACAACAACGTTTCTCAGAGAagagatttaatttatgtatcaatgtgtttaatattatacggTAAGATATTGATGAATTATTTTGTGTACAATGATTGCTGTTTAAAGAGATTTATAAAGATAAGGAAGATAAGACAGGaatttaaattgtacaatGTACGGAAAGTAGGCTGGatcaatttgtttatataaaatttcaaacattCGAAAATCatagttaaaattttaactaatttttcaatcacattaaatgcatatattatcGTCAAAATTAAGTGTTTCAAAAAACACTTAGTTATAATTTCatgtatatttcaattttagatttatttttctcgtataTGTGCATGTTTTAAAAGGCATgtcttttatttgattatttgacTGACACTGTTTAtagattacatttttcaaaagttaaaatttttgaaatttcttaaattaaaaattcttaaaaatattttagagtcAATTTTaagcacaaaaatatttataaagaattattaataattataacaagagaaatatttttataagaaatgattaaactttttaataattgttcaGCTTATTAAAcacgatataaatattctacaaatatgtatacaatatttataagtaattgAAAGTAGTATTAAACAAGCCACTCAGGAaattcagtttttattttcatttttgcaTCTTAACATAAGGTAAAAAAGTATCATGTTTGCTTATTAATTGTCAGACTCTGCATATCTCAGGACTGTCGTTTTAACTGCGAGTACATGAAAAACAAGCTTACATTCTACTTACAGTATGATCTTGCTATTATTTTGGCTAAAGGATGAATTCACAATACAGATTTTTTAGATTGGCTATAACGTTCCTATgatagttttcttttttttttttagtatattatgATGGAAGttccatttatataattttcgatGGCAGAAAGCGAGTAAAATATACACACGTGATAAATTCTGTACTTTTcctgcattttatatttgatgatTTCAAGAACATAAACtggtaattattaaatgtctGTGCAAATGAAAGATTTTATCACAGCATTAAGCTCGTACTGAGAATACTTGATTTGCACATTCTACAAATCGGATATTTTGTCGATCATTGCTCTCTACACGTATCACTCATTCATACATTTATCTATAATCTAATTTACAGTCAATCAtattgctctataatattaatataatagtcCTTAATCATTACACTTAGTTCGTTAATATACCTCTCGATACACTTATCGAATGCAGTGCTGCTATTTTTTGCAGGAGTATTTAGAATTATACTTACTGTACCAGAATACTTTGCCCTTCGACTTATGCAGGATCATAATACAGTTGTCTTCTTTCTCtcgattctttttatttatccgACAAATAGGAAATTTACACACTGACGAGTACGGATAATTCATATCGCGGCGTATTTCATGCTTATCGAGGATCAAAAAACATGTCTATTACATTTGACGTTCTACAAAGCATCAGGGACTAGCAACAGTGTGGctgaaatgcaattttatataacaaattgtaattgtaacGAAGCGGTCttactaatattaaattttagtacTTTAGCGTACTTGTTAAGTCTTCAAGATGATTCAAGGACGCGAATGGGGATTGCTATATATGGCATATTCGTGATTTCCGGAAATTACCATTTCCCCATTTGCATATACGTCGTATGCATGTAACATTATATAAGTACATACACCATAAATTAGAAGCGAAATGGGGGAGagattttctcattaaaatatatccgTTCTCTTGATAAGAAAAGAGGAGGAGGCCATCGATTTGATCTTGATAAAAGGATGAGTCGTAGATACATGTGCAAAAGAAACTCCATAGTATGCTGCGACATTATCAGGAAATGGGATAATTTGTGcacaatattatgaaataattattgctaacTGAAGCTCGTTTTGTACGGCAGTCTAttctatttcttattattcgATGTAAATGCAATGCAAACATGTTGctattaaatcataaaaatataatgtcgaATGCTGAACGCAAGAGTCAATGATTGGAAGATAGTtatctaaaaagaaaaaaagaagaaaatgcaGCTCTTTGTACTAGTAAAGTGCGCTTTGTCATACAGTAATTTACAACATGACGCAAAtctggaaataaaaattttcgattacTTCATTATATTGTTCGTGTTCAGTCCGACGGACTAACTGGATTGTAGCCTGATAGTGGATTAGCGTGCATCCAACGTCAGAGAAAACTGTAAGTGTTCTGAACCGCTCTGCCAGTGGCCTGTTGCTCCGCAATAATGCTTTGTTGCACTAGTCTCTCCAATGATTCCACACGCGTTCTTATAGAACCACCATACGTGCGTacctattttattaatattttgtgagttctcttatttttaatcttattactTTATCAGAAGTTTCTCTTAAAGTTTCTGGATTATAACATTAGTATAAAGTGTACACAGGATGTCGGAAAGATGTCTGTCAATATAAGAGTTTAGagtttattattgataattaaattattaaataataaattatatatgtttatagtTGTACATATATCTGTAATTTCCGTAAATGCTTGTATACagatttatcttaaaaaatattgacgtaGATTCTACCAACAGCCTGTGCAAAAATGTAAGCAAACAGGATCTCTTGCccagaataataataatattattaatattattattattattaattattaataatattattaatattattattaatattatttatttaataaagttgtCTACATAGATTCttcataatttgcaaattaagtgatttaattttcaaattatcaaGATGCTACTATAGTTACTATAAGAATTTCTGGACGTTCCCATGTTGCTTGAAacttaaaattgaaacaaataaatcttatCCAGCAAACcagaaatttcaagaaaaagctTTTACACGTATTTTACAAGTAAAAGCGAGTTCCTTGTCCCACGgtcattttctctttttttttaacattatatgtttcaaatatttgttatttgtatttccaaaaatttcatcacgtgatgataattttatatatttagacgAATGATATACAAGTTTAAACAAATCatgttgtttaataaaataataaataaataaaaaatgtaactatGTTATAACATATCTCGGATATAaggaaattagaaaaaataattaacataaggaattttaataatataatgtaattttgtttttttttttgtaatattttttgaacatatatttaataaattataacaaatattagaTCATCGTAAGAAGAGTACATAAATAAATCACATTCCATAATTTAACTTTGTATATCAATCTACacaaattttcatcaaattcaCAGAAAGTTTACGGAAATGCAGATACCAAGCAAATTTGTTCTGTATTATCAATCATACGATTAATACGGGCGCTTTAGCTGGTTATCTACTCACTGTCTGTAGATTAGACTTCAGACTGTGGGTGTTGGCCACTCGCGCTCACACAAGAGGAGTTAGACTTCCACTGCAGACTCTTACTTCTCTGGGCTCCAAGATTGCTGGAGGTCTCCTCTCTTGCGACTGTTGC
The nucleotide sequence above comes from Linepithema humile isolate Giens D197 chromosome 4, Lhum_UNIL_v1.0, whole genome shotgun sequence. Encoded proteins:
- the LOC105672924 gene encoding POC1 centriolar protein homolog A: MVETACDPTFERHFKGHKDGITALCFHPNATQLVSSSLDKTLLVWNLSELVRAYRFIAHKDGILDVCYAPSGEVIASASKDRSVRVWVPKVTGQSLDFKAHSSAVRSVQFSPDGEKLLTASDDKSIKLWMVCQRRFLMSFSGHTNWVRCAKFSPDGRLITSCSDDKTIKIWDIISGKCVKTFNEIKACATYVEFHPSGAAIGSANMGACIKLYDLRTGSLYQHYAAHKGPVNMIKFHPKGSFMLTASNDSTIKVLDLLEGRPIYTLKGHADSVTSITFSQDGDFFASGSADRQVLMWKSNFCKNDRYFKSLRKVPEQSIPSGSKQESDSEDRKSSTNSDKHEDMQEEQNQETDILDALEMLDLESNRSYCKGPIAEMPTKSISRKIEVINLKNTISSEKGRVINIPVSQDDTLLCMYSSSQSVKAVEALRDQVQSLYDTVNILEQRLTVLEEELKK
- the Atox1 gene encoding copper transport protein ATOX1, with the protein product MAAQVHEFSVEMTCEGCSNAVENVLKKKTAIEDFKIDLQGKKVSVTTGLSSDEILETIKKTGKTCQYLRTLK